The proteins below are encoded in one region of Thioalkalivibrio sp. K90mix:
- a CDS encoding P-II family nitrogen regulator: MKMITAVIKPFKLDDVREAISEIGVQGMTMTEVKGFGRQRGHTELYRGAEYVVDFLPKVKLEVAVDENLVDQVVEAISKSASTGKIGDGKIFITPVEQVVRIRTGETGPEAL; this comes from the coding sequence ATGAAGATGATTACCGCCGTGATCAAGCCGTTCAAGCTTGATGATGTTCGCGAGGCGATCTCGGAGATCGGCGTGCAAGGAATGACCATGACCGAAGTAAAAGGTTTTGGTCGTCAGCGCGGCCACACCGAGCTCTATCGCGGTGCCGAGTACGTGGTCGATTTTCTGCCCAAGGTGAAACTGGAAGTGGCTGTCGACGAAAACCTGGTCGATCAGGTAGTCGAGGCCATTTCCAAGTCTGCCAGTACGGGCAAGATCGGCGACGGCAAGATCTTTATCACCCCGGTGGAGCAGGTCGTGCGGATTCGCACGGGCGAGACCGGCCCGGAAGCCCTTTAA